AGGAAATGGAATGATAACTAGTCAGAAGTGGCCCCAGCCAATAATCGACAAAACCATCCACGTACACTTCGAATGATCTGCCGTGGTAGAGCACATGGTTGTAGCTTCAACAGCAACTCTCCCATATTCATGACATAATCAGTAAAACTGTTAAAGAAATAGTCTTTACTGAAAatttaacaacaaaacaaaaaacaaaaccctgCACTTTTTGACACaattattgttttgaaaattgtgGATCATAAATGACTGCATCTGATTTTGTTCATCATATCTACAAAtcaaattctttttttcattatcaagGTAGGTGGTTGTTTGGAGATTTAAGAccttttgagaatatttcactcatacagaGATGTGTCATCTGCTTAGGTAAAGTATGTACTACCAAGTTAGACCTACgtgaatggtacatgtatgtacattgcAGCCCACTTAGCAATGACAGAAGAATTTTATCACGCCTACACATACAATGAAGTGAAACCTTGGTTTTTAAGGTGAAAGTGAAGAtattgaacagtgatcaatctcataactcttataagcaatacaaaatagagcgttgggcaaacacggccccctggatataccagaggtgggatcaggtgcctaggaggagtaagcatcccttgtcaacTGGTCGcgcctgccgtgagccctatattttgatcagttaaacgaagttatccgtagtcaaaatcacaaaagaacaacctaataatcggtatgaaacacgtcagacagatttgacccaatgataggttgtaatggcaaactagatcattataacgactatagaatttgcgaattgctgacttttaacgagactgttgaaacccctgtaacatcaatttgtttgccagtagcctgcctcaatttcaaaactgatcatacgtagaacaagctcttacgtatcgaatcagttgagagttataaacaccatatgcaggtgatatggAATGAATACTAATGATACGATCGTAGAATGGCCTAATATTAAATAGAGACTGAGGAGGCAGCAGTCGTAgttatataaatttcaaaaattgtttctaagaaaaaaaaatcagcttttcGATTCATTTTACTTTCAATCAGATTACTTTCACATATTACATATTCGTTGAAAATTTAAACATGTTATGCTGATCATAAATGGGTTTTTTCCCCCAGCGCAATATTTTGTGTGACTCAAACCAGAATACAGTAATATATCTTGAATAGATAATATGCACTGATCGAATATATTAATAAATGTTGGAAATGATATTTAACAGTTATACAGAAAGACTTATATGCAGTGTGTTTCTAAAGATGTAACCTGGCAGTCAATTGTACCCAAAAACCTTATAATTATTTAGTTTTGAGATTTTATGGTGATTGTAAATAGCTTGATGAATGAGCTTACATTCATGTATTtattctaaaaacaaaaatcaggGTTAAATTATAAATTGTTTCTTTCCTAACTACAGTTGCAGTAAATCAATCTGATACGCCAAATCCGATGTGATATTCTCACAACTGAAGAATGCTGTGTAATAGCAGAATATTAAGTAAGTCTGTGTCAATGGTTTTCTCTATTAAATCTATCTTAAAGTAAAAACCTGTAACTCTAATGTACATTTAAACCCAAACTTACATGTAGCTAGTTATCTCTCAGAACATTATTCCCTCTATATTGGATAGAGAATCATCATTGTTAATAAATTTGTTTATGTAAAATGCTTTGGCAAAATATGCTTACTGCATCGAATCTATGAAACTGAGTCAAGTTAAACAATGTTAACCACAAGGTACATGAAACGTGGAAGTTTTGTAAAGGATATATCGTTGACCATGGCGGTTTGCCCCCATTGATGTACAGCACATACAGGTATCCATCGCGGGGTTTTCCTTGTATTGAGTAGTAATATGGCAGGAAGCTATGAACCTTGAATCGCCGCTTCTCGTAGAACTTGATGGCAACACAGTTAGTGGCCAGGACATGGAGATAAATGGCTTTACAGTTGTAGCGGTCTTTGGCAGTGAGGTATGAGATTAAGCTATCTAACAACAGTGAAgctacaaaatgaaataaatttcataaaatacattttcatgtaaatcacaTATTCCAACaggaaacaagaggcccatgggccacatcgctcacctgagtcaccttggctcatatttaaagattttctctatatatttttatgtaaaactttgatccctattgtggccccaaactactcctggaggccatgatttatacaaaattgaatctgcactgtcaggaagctttcacgtaaatgtaaacttttctggccagtgatttttcagaagatttttaatgattttcctatatatttgtaagtaaaattttTATCCCCTGCTGTGGCCctatcttacccccggggaccatgatttttacaaacttcaatctgcactgtcaggaagcttttgtgcaatGGTAAATTTCTTTAGCCAAATGGTTcttatggaattttttttaaaaagattttttctacttatcagttatgtaaaactttgatcccctattgtggccccatcctaacacTAGGGGTCGtgactttaacaaacttgaatctgcactatgtcaggaagctttcatgtaaatttccactttcctggctcagtagtttttgagaagaagatttttaaagattttccctatatatttgtatgtaaatctttgatcccctattgtgaccccatcctactcctggaggtcatgattttaaccaatttgaatctgcactatgtcagaaagctttcatgtaaatttcagctcttctggcccagtggttcttgagaggaagattttttctatatatttgtatgtaaaactttgatcccctattgcgaccccatcctacccccggggttcatgattttaacaaacttgaatctgcactatgtcaggaagctttcatataaatttcaacatttctggcccagtggttcttgagaaaatttttaaatgaccccaccctatttttgcatttttgtgattatctcgcctttgaagagggcatggcccttaatttcaacaaacttgaaagcccttcacccaaggatgcttttggccaagtttggttataattggcccggtggttctggagaaaaagtcgaaaatgtaaaaagtttacagacggacggacaaacgacggacaacaggcgatcagaaaagctcacttgagctttcagctcaggtgagctaaaaaaaaagtGAACACATACCATGAATCGAAAAAATTGCAACTTTAAGTAAGAAGATATAAGTGTAAGGAAATTAAGATCACCAAGTGTAATGGTCTTCAAGTATCTGTAGTTTATGAAAATTGTGAGATTTAAGATTTATCATCTTTCAATAAAAAATTGATAAGGAACTTCTCTAGTATTACTTGACCCACAAATATGTCTAAAACAAGATGTTGTTGTGCAATGCATTTCTCCCAGACAAGGCCATGCCAATGTGGCAAATTTAACCTTCATAAATGACCTTGATCTTATcagtcacatacatgtatatagtttccCAAGTAAGAAGTTGTccttgtttatttaaaaaaatcacgaCCAAGATTAAAGTTTCAAACAAACAGTAAAAATGACAAAAAGATAGACAGACAAGCCAAGTGATCTAGGAGGAATAAAAACAGAGAATACTCTTTTAATAGGCCTCAGGTAAACAAAAGAATCTCGTTACTGTTCTGTAATAACTACCTATTCCATGTTTCCTGTAGTCCACCACGACACCCAGACTCAGTATGTAAGCCACCTGACAAGTCGAGGGATAATAGGAGGCCACTATGTCTGCATCctacaataaaaagaaaaaatatcattcaataattcttctatatcaacatcagcagctcagaaaataaacatcaTTCAATAATTCttctatatcaacatcagaagcTCGGAAAATAAACATCATTCAATAACACttctatatcaacatcagaagctcagaaaataaacatcattcaataatacttctatatcaacatcagcagctcagaaaataaacatcaTTCAATAATTCTTCTATATCAACATCAGCagctcagaaaataaacatcattcaataatacttctatatcaacatcagcagctcagaaaataaacatcaTTCAATAATTCTTCTATATCAACATCAGCagctcagaaaataaacatcattcaataatacttctatatcaacatcagcagctcagaaaataaacatcattcaataatacttctatatcaacatcagaagctcggaaaataaacatcattcaataatacttctatatcaacatcagcagctcagaaaataaacatcaTTTCAGAGGCAGCAGCTCCAGGGATGGGGGGATGCTGCCATGGTATGAACAACTACAAGAGGGAATTTGTACTTAATTTTACAATATGTGTCCTTATGGCTTCTGAGAAGAATGCTgctttatattcctatgtaaaaattTAAATCAAGTTATCAAGGACCACTGTGGCACAGTGTGTAAAATCTGGAATCTACAATACATGAGGATGAACTGTACCTTTGTGGTTaactttagaagaagatttattGAATaactttcctatatattcccaagTAAAACTTTAAATCCCTCTTAATGGATCCTTTTGAAGCCCCACTTCAGGAAGAAAGAGAGAAAGGTGGGGGAAGTGATAATGTGCACAAACATAACAGCATGCTTGTatataaatttgacataatgtACCTTGGATTTTTAAgaattcctatgtaaaacttgagAAGGAATGCTACATAAGAAAAATTtgacatggatgaaaattgggggatatttataataatattttgaaattggaaactttCAAAGGACCTCTCCACTTCAGCTGTGACATATGGCCCCCAatgatttagtaaaacatcaaagtttgttaacatcaagAGCTATGCCGTCTTTTGAAGTCAGGGTTGtctgtttttgttaaatctcTATGGATATTCATTGAATGACCAGTTTTGCAAGCCTTTGTTTATATTGAGCACAACGTTGCCCGGATTTCtcctttttattatatttcttttttgtaataaagaaaattatatccaaAAGACAAGACTGGACAATCTTGTGctggtgatgaaattcataaaaatctacaaaaaCTACACGGTTTCTTTCTACATGTACCTCATTTACATGTCTTGACCTCATCTTGACCTGCTGAATATCAAATCAGCCATGTGATAATCTGTGTCACACTAATGCTCGAAATACTCATCAGGCCGCACAGTATTGtcgactacatgtatacataccaaATGAGGGAGGGGACACTCCCTCCCTCTTCCTGTTGCTACATCCCTGTGTTATTTGGATTTTACACAGAATACACATTtcaatattctctctctctctctctctctctctctctctctctctctctctctctctctcaatgtcAGGCAGTCAGTCTATTTTATCtgcttaaagctgtatgatccgaaGTTCATGTATCAAAGTTATTAATTTTCCCTTCAAAACAgcgtaaaaaaaaacatggtaggcgtctataaatagccccatgTGCGTCAGGGGACTTTAACAAGTTCAAATTGTATAAATAGCACATTGTTTCGTGAATAAAGGAAAGCCGTATCAATTCAGGTAATAATTCTATAGTTTTCAGGCTGATGGTATCCATTTAAAACTTAGTTTTGTAACCTCATCTTCCAATATCCCAGGGGAAAAGGACTGTGAACATACTGGAGATACATCAGTGTTTAGTATTCATCAACAAGTATAATAGATAAATCattctttatttgaaaagagGGATGGTAAAAAGGGACCACAAGCTACAGCTAAAGTGGGGAGGTCCTTTACTTTATTTACtcaaaaaaatgcagttttagaagAAACCAATCTCAATTTTTTcttaaaacccctgctagatTCAAAACCACAATTTACAGTCCAGCAGtcaacgtgctaacctactgagctactcagttaggcaatgatattgaaaatgaatagacgaatattgctgatattcgtactttcattcatgttttaaaaggaagtcagccactatgatgatgtagagtacctccatAACACATTTTTGTTGCCTGTCCAGACTTTGAAGTTTTTGTGAGAACACACTCGAATCTACACTAGGTGAGGttgcttgcatattgatttcTTATACAAGTGTGTGGTGCTTCTGATGCTCGATCATTGTTTGGAATATTGTTTACCTAGTTTGTTTGTTGTCAGTGTATTATAAGTCTAAACATACATCACTTATGACATCAACAATTAAATGATTTGTCAAGATTATATAATTGAGTCCTATCACTCtgaaaaaaattccaaatttaGGGAAAAAGTATGTATGGAGCGTAGCATATCAGACACCCTTCCCTTGTGAAGACATATATAAGGAAGCCTTCATAAGTTATAGATGTTCTGTTTCAAAATACCAGATACTATTTTCActaacacacacagacacacacaacacatacatccTCCCAAAACACCAGATactattttcactttttcttaattattaacaccccccctcccaaaacttcactatttcttaattattaATACCCCCTCCCAAAACACCAGatattattttcactatttcttaattatcaaCACGCCCTTCCAAAACACCAGATACTATGATACtacatttcaacaaacttgagcCCTTTTTACCCAAG
This genomic window from Ostrea edulis chromosome 4, xbOstEdul1.1, whole genome shotgun sequence contains:
- the LOC125669813 gene encoding N-alpha-acetyltransferase 60-like, with amino-acid sequence MNQPMSFSVQREVQFRFLCPNDINEVKRLCTEWFPIEYPDTWYQDITSNPKFYSLAATYHSRIIGIIVVEVKQLANTNKEDADIVASYYPSTCQVAYILSLGVVVDYRKHGIASLLLDSLISYLTAKDRYNCKAIYLHVLATNCVAIKFYEKRRFKVHSFLPYYYSIQGKPRDGYLYVLYINGGKPPWSTIDYVMNMGELLLKLQPCALPRQIIRSVRGWFCRLLAGATSD